From Pulveribacter suum, a single genomic window includes:
- the minD gene encoding septum site-determining protein MinD has translation MAKIVVVTSGKGGVGKTTTSAAFASGLALSGHKTAVIDFDVGLRNLDLIMGCERRVVYDFINVIQGEANLHQALIKDKQCDNLFILAASQTRDKDALTLEGVEKVLKDLAEMGFEYIVCDSPAGIESGALYAMHFADEAILVTNPEVSSVRDSDRILGMLASKTQRAIDGGEGVRERLLVTRYNPTRVQDGQMLSIEDIQDILRIPLIGVVPESEAVLQASNQGLPAVHLAGTDVSDAYKDVVARFLGEERPLRFTEAQKPGFFKRIFGGR, from the coding sequence ATGGCCAAGATCGTCGTCGTGACCTCCGGCAAAGGAGGGGTGGGCAAGACCACCACCAGCGCCGCGTTTGCCTCGGGCCTCGCCCTGAGCGGCCACAAGACCGCCGTCATCGACTTCGACGTGGGCCTGCGCAACCTGGACCTCATCATGGGCTGCGAGCGCCGCGTGGTCTATGACTTCATCAACGTCATCCAGGGCGAGGCCAACCTGCACCAGGCCCTCATCAAGGACAAGCAGTGCGACAACCTGTTCATCCTGGCCGCCAGCCAGACGCGCGACAAGGACGCGCTGACGCTGGAAGGGGTGGAAAAGGTGCTCAAGGACCTGGCCGAGATGGGTTTCGAGTACATCGTCTGCGACTCGCCCGCCGGTATCGAAAGCGGCGCGCTGTACGCCATGCACTTTGCCGACGAGGCTATCCTGGTGACCAACCCGGAGGTGTCCTCGGTGCGCGACTCCGACCGCATCCTCGGGATGCTGGCCAGCAAGACCCAACGGGCCATCGACGGCGGCGAAGGCGTGCGCGAGCGGCTGCTGGTCACGCGCTACAACCCCACGCGCGTGCAGGACGGGCAGATGCTCAGCATCGAGGACATCCAGGACATCCTGCGCATCCCGCTGATCGGCGTGGTCCCCGAGTCCGAGGCGGTGCTGCAGGCCTCCAACCAGGGCCTGCCGGCCGTGCACCTGGCGGGCACCGATGTCTCCGACGCCTACAAGGACGTGGTGGCACGCTTTTTGGGTGAAGAGCGCCCGCTGCGCTTCACCGAGGCGCAAAAACCCGGCTTCTTCAAGCGCATCTTCGGCGGGAGGTAA
- a CDS encoding LysR family transcriptional regulator ArgP, whose amino-acid sequence MSTFDPAALECLAAIVEEGGFERAAQRLHITQSAVSQRLRALEAQVGSVLIVRSRPLKPTNAGQLLLKHTRQLRLLRADLERDLQELAPSARGGAREDERIAIAINADSIATWALDALSGLVRDRLPLEIIADDQDFTQEWLRSGQVLGCVTTLKAALRGCRVLPLGAMHYVAVAAPAFAARHLPQGLTAHSFRDVPFVSFNRKDDMQAEFLMRTFGLKRAAVSRVFVPSSEGQVRAVAAGWGVGVVPELLARSWIEDGQLLDLAPGHFVAVQLYWHSWNLQSEVLDALADALTTGAAQSLVQPLAPPPAQ is encoded by the coding sequence ATGAGCACGTTCGACCCCGCCGCCCTGGAATGCCTGGCCGCCATCGTGGAGGAGGGCGGCTTCGAGCGCGCCGCCCAGCGCCTGCACATCACCCAGTCTGCCGTCTCGCAGCGCCTGCGCGCGCTGGAGGCGCAGGTCGGCTCGGTGCTCATCGTGCGCAGCCGCCCTTTGAAGCCCACCAACGCCGGCCAGCTGCTGCTCAAGCACACGCGCCAGCTGCGCCTGCTGCGCGCCGACCTGGAGCGCGACCTGCAGGAGCTGGCGCCCAGCGCCCGCGGCGGCGCCCGCGAGGACGAGCGCATCGCCATCGCCATCAACGCCGACAGCATCGCCACCTGGGCGCTGGACGCGCTCTCGGGCCTGGTGCGCGATCGGCTGCCGCTGGAGATCATTGCCGACGACCAGGACTTCACGCAGGAATGGCTGCGCTCGGGCCAGGTGCTGGGCTGCGTGACCACCTTGAAGGCCGCGCTGCGCGGCTGCCGCGTGCTGCCGCTGGGGGCCATGCACTACGTGGCCGTGGCGGCGCCGGCGTTTGCCGCCCGCCACCTGCCGCAGGGCCTGACGGCGCACAGCTTTCGCGACGTGCCCTTCGTCTCCTTCAACCGCAAGGACGACATGCAGGCCGAGTTCCTCATGCGCACCTTCGGCCTCAAGCGCGCCGCCGTCAGCCGGGTGTTCGTGCCCAGCTCCGAAGGCCAGGTGCGCGCCGTGGCCGCCGGCTGGGGCGTGGGCGTGGTGCCCGAGCTGCTGGCGCGCAGCTGGATCGAGGACGGCCAGCTGCTGGACCTGGCGCCCGGGCATTTCGTGGCGGTGCAGCTGTACTGGCACTCGTGGAACCTGCAGTCCGAGGTGCTGGACGCGCTGGCCGACGCGCTGACCACCGGCGCCGCGCAGTCGCTGGTGCAGCCGCTGGCGCCGCCACCTGCGCAGTAG
- a CDS encoding D-amino acid dehydrogenase yields the protein MNTIVLGAGIIGISTAWHLRERGHEVTVIDRQPGPALETSYANAAQISVSYCEPWANRQAPWKALKWMFDHEAPLLFRPQLDWDQWRWGLKFLAQCNDAAFARNVQQIVALGAYSHAAHKELIRATGIECHRLERGIAHFYTDQKSFEEAGAAVELMRQYGVQRRLVSREELLAIEPAFSAYRAHITGGTFTSTDESADARVFTEQLARLAEARGVRFLYGHDVQGLQRDGDAIKSVAACARQAGAGGQKDQILQADAIVVACGSYSAPLLRGVGVHLPIYPGKGYSATFPLLRPEAAPMVSAIDDGKKIAMSRLGNHLRVAGTIELAGFDLSLDSPVARARCHMLSRRIEEIMPGVCDTRTPEQGGNPQYWCGLRPATPTNIPFIGRTPLRGLWVNAGHGTLGWTHGAGSGKALAELISGERPAMDFRFLGDGAGARASGQLRLA from the coding sequence ATGAACACCATCGTCCTTGGCGCCGGCATCATCGGCATTTCCACCGCCTGGCACCTGCGCGAGCGCGGACACGAGGTCACCGTGATCGACCGCCAGCCGGGCCCGGCGCTGGAGACCAGCTACGCCAATGCGGCGCAGATCTCGGTCAGCTACTGCGAGCCCTGGGCCAACCGGCAGGCGCCCTGGAAGGCGCTCAAGTGGATGTTCGATCACGAGGCGCCGCTGCTCTTTCGCCCGCAGCTGGACTGGGACCAGTGGCGCTGGGGCCTGAAGTTTCTGGCCCAGTGCAACGACGCGGCCTTTGCCCGCAACGTGCAGCAGATCGTGGCCCTGGGCGCCTACAGCCATGCGGCGCACAAGGAGCTGATCCGCGCCACCGGCATCGAATGCCACCGGCTGGAGCGCGGCATCGCCCACTTCTATACCGACCAGAAGTCGTTTGAGGAAGCCGGCGCCGCCGTGGAGCTGATGCGCCAGTACGGCGTGCAGCGCCGCCTGGTCAGCCGCGAGGAGCTGCTGGCCATCGAGCCAGCCTTCAGCGCCTACCGCGCGCACATCACCGGCGGCACCTTCACCAGCACCGACGAGAGCGCCGACGCGCGCGTGTTCACCGAGCAGCTGGCGCGCCTGGCCGAGGCGCGCGGCGTGCGCTTCCTGTATGGGCACGACGTGCAGGGCCTGCAACGCGACGGCGATGCTATTAAATCAGTAGCTGCTTGCGCACGCCAGGCGGGCGCTGGGGGCCAAAAAGACCAGATATTGCAGGCGGACGCCATCGTCGTCGCCTGCGGCAGCTACAGCGCGCCGCTGCTGCGCGGCGTGGGCGTGCACCTGCCCATCTACCCCGGCAAGGGTTACAGCGCCACCTTCCCCCTCCTCAGGCCCGAGGCCGCGCCCATGGTCTCGGCCATCGACGACGGCAAGAAGATCGCCATGAGCCGCCTGGGCAACCACCTGCGCGTGGCCGGCACTATCGAGCTGGCGGGCTTCGACCTGTCGCTGGACAGCCCGGTGGCGCGCGCGCGCTGCCACATGCTGTCGCGCCGCATCGAGGAGATCATGCCCGGCGTGTGCGACACGCGCACGCCCGAACAGGGCGGCAATCCGCAGTACTGGTGCGGCCTGCGCCCGGCCACGCCGACCAACATCCCCTTCATCGGCCGCACGCCGCTGCGCGGCCTGTGGGTCAACGCCGGCCACGGCACGCTGGGCTGGACGCACGGCGCAGGCTCCGGCAAGGCGCTGGCCGAACTCATCAGCGGCGAGCGCCCGGCCATGGACTTTCGCTTCCTGGGGGATGGCGCCGGCGCCCGGGCAAGCGGGCAGCTGCGCCTGGCCTGA
- a CDS encoding TetR/AcrR family transcriptional regulator yields the protein MTTPQTAQPPRLSFKAQMHRAREDAIVEAASRLLCEKGFETMTVDEVAAAVGIAKASLYKHFAGKDDLCAAAMAHGMQQLQAFVQALEPALPAPAKLQALLRWQLQWQLGHEVALWLAPRHSALAQALRSCDAYQQAQQALRSTLVGWIEAAQAAGQLRTDLPAEALLCALLARTAEPMVALLRECGAYGEEQVIDWAVQTCLDGLRPR from the coding sequence ATGACCACCCCCCAGACCGCGCAGCCGCCCCGCCTGTCCTTCAAGGCGCAGATGCACCGCGCGCGCGAGGACGCCATCGTCGAGGCCGCCAGCCGCCTGCTGTGCGAGAAGGGCTTCGAGACCATGACGGTGGACGAGGTGGCCGCCGCCGTGGGCATCGCCAAGGCCAGCCTGTACAAGCACTTTGCCGGCAAGGACGACCTGTGCGCTGCTGCCATGGCGCACGGCATGCAGCAGCTGCAGGCCTTCGTGCAGGCCCTGGAGCCGGCCCTGCCGGCGCCGGCCAAGCTGCAGGCGCTGCTGCGCTGGCAGCTGCAGTGGCAGCTGGGCCACGAGGTGGCGCTGTGGCTGGCGCCGCGCCATTCGGCGCTGGCGCAGGCGCTGCGCAGCTGCGACGCTTACCAGCAGGCGCAGCAGGCGCTGCGCAGCACGCTGGTGGGGTGGATCGAGGCGGCCCAGGCCGCCGGCCAGCTGCGCACCGACCTGCCGGCCGAGGCCTTGCTGTGCGCCCTGCTGGCGCGCACCGCCGAGCCCATGGTGGCCCTGCTGCGCGAGTGCGGCGCCTATGGCGAGGAACAGGTCATCGACTGGGCCGTGCAGACCTGCCTGGACGGCCTGCGCCCGCGCTGA
- a CDS encoding universal stress protein has translation MNILLAVDGSPYTKKMLAYLAAHDELLGTSHTYTALTVQPQLPPRARVALGKEVVEKYYQEEADKVLATVSKFLARHGVEARAMVKVGPAGEMIAKVAQSGKFDLIIMGTHGHGALGKLVMGSVSTQVLAKCSVPVLLVP, from the coding sequence ATGAACATCCTGCTCGCCGTGGACGGCAGTCCCTACACCAAGAAGATGCTGGCTTACCTGGCCGCGCACGACGAGCTGCTGGGCACGTCGCACACCTACACCGCCCTGACCGTGCAGCCCCAGCTGCCCCCGCGCGCCCGCGTGGCCCTGGGCAAGGAGGTGGTGGAGAAGTACTACCAGGAAGAGGCCGACAAGGTGCTGGCCACGGTGTCCAAGTTCCTGGCCCGCCACGGCGTGGAGGCGCGCGCCATGGTCAAGGTGGGCCCGGCCGGCGAGATGATTGCCAAGGTCGCCCAGTCGGGCAAGTTCGACCTGATCATCATGGGCACGCACGGCCACGGCGCCCTGGGCAAGCTGGTCATGGGCTCGGTCAGCACCCAGGTGCTGGCCAAGTGCAGCGTGCCGGTGCTGCTCGTCCCCTGA
- the pssA gene encoding CDP-diacylglycerol--serine O-phosphatidyltransferase, translated as MIRQFQLADWFTLGNAVCGVGALFAAMSFLETHEVRHVHFAAALVLAALIFDVLDGRVARWRAKSSDMGRELDSLADVISFGVAPAVLAYACGMQGLYDRIVLAYFVACGVSRLARYNVTAEALSGGATGKVTHFEGTPIPTSIVLVGLLSLAAAVGAVRGDLWLGALTLGGFTLHPLVLLFALSGSLMISRIRIPKL; from the coding sequence ATGATCCGCCAGTTCCAGCTGGCCGACTGGTTCACCCTGGGCAACGCCGTGTGCGGCGTAGGCGCGCTGTTTGCCGCCATGAGCTTTCTGGAAACCCACGAAGTGCGCCATGTGCACTTTGCCGCCGCGCTGGTGCTGGCGGCGCTCATCTTTGACGTGCTGGACGGGCGCGTGGCGCGCTGGAGGGCCAAGTCCTCGGACATGGGGCGCGAGCTCGACTCGCTGGCCGACGTGATCTCGTTCGGCGTGGCCCCGGCCGTACTGGCCTATGCCTGCGGCATGCAGGGGCTGTATGACCGCATCGTGCTGGCCTACTTCGTGGCCTGCGGCGTCTCGCGGCTGGCGCGCTACAACGTCACGGCCGAGGCGCTGTCGGGCGGCGCCACCGGCAAGGTGACGCACTTCGAGGGCACGCCGATTCCCACCTCCATCGTGCTGGTGGGCTTGCTGTCGCTGGCCGCCGCCGTGGGGGCCGTGCGGGGCGACTTGTGGCTGGGCGCGCTCACCCTGGGCGGCTTCACGCTGCACCCGCTGGTGCTGCTGTTCGCCCTGTCGGGCTCGCTGATGATCAGCCGCATCCGCATCCCCAAGCTGTAG
- the minC gene encoding septum site-determining protein MinC — translation MADDPAGHARSSIDLKSAQLPVVAVVLKSTDTQVLAAELAARLQDEPEFFDNDPVLIDLGAVQDDPSPIDFAALVAELRRYHARPVAVRGGSSAQMQAAHELGLIAAPEAARPAATPAAPVQEAAPAVVVEAVPAVQPGPGAVVVDKPLRSGQQVYARGADLVVLAMVSFGAEVIADGNVHVYAPLRGRAIAGARGDTSARIFSTCLEPQLVSVAGIYRTTETELPDSVRGKPAQVRLEGEKLLIEPL, via the coding sequence ATGGCCGACGACCCCGCGGGCCACGCCCGCAGCAGCATTGACCTCAAAAGCGCACAGTTGCCCGTGGTGGCAGTGGTGCTCAAAAGCACCGACACCCAGGTGCTGGCCGCCGAACTGGCGGCGCGGCTGCAGGACGAGCCCGAGTTCTTCGACAACGACCCCGTGCTGATCGACCTGGGCGCCGTCCAGGACGACCCCTCGCCCATCGACTTCGCCGCGCTGGTGGCCGAGCTGCGCCGCTATCACGCGCGCCCGGTAGCCGTGCGCGGCGGCAGTAGCGCCCAGATGCAGGCCGCCCACGAGCTGGGCCTGATCGCTGCCCCCGAGGCGGCGCGGCCCGCGGCCACGCCCGCCGCGCCTGTACAAGAGGCTGCGCCGGCCGTGGTGGTGGAGGCCGTGCCCGCCGTCCAGCCCGGACCCGGGGCCGTGGTGGTGGACAAGCCCCTGCGCTCGGGCCAGCAGGTCTATGCCCGCGGCGCCGACCTGGTGGTGCTGGCCATGGTCAGCTTTGGCGCAGAGGTCATCGCCGACGGCAACGTGCACGTGTATGCACCGCTGCGCGGGCGGGCCATCGCCGGGGCGCGCGGCGACACCAGCGCCCGCATCTTCAGCACCTGCCTGGAGCCGCAGCTGGTGTCCGTGGCGGGCATCTACCGCACCACGGAGACCGAACTGCCCGACAGCGTGCGCGGCAAGCCCGCCCAGGTGCGCCTGGAGGGCGAGAAGCTGCTGATCGAGCCGCTGTGA
- the minE gene encoding cell division topological specificity factor MinE — protein MSLLSLFLGEKKKSASVAKERLQIILAHERSGRGVAQPDYLPALQRELLAVISKYVKIDSSDLKMHFERQDNLEVLEVKIELPEPGK, from the coding sequence ATGTCCCTGCTATCGCTGTTTCTCGGAGAGAAGAAAAAATCCGCCTCGGTCGCCAAGGAGCGGCTGCAGATCATCCTGGCGCACGAGCGCAGCGGGCGCGGCGTCGCCCAGCCGGACTACCTGCCGGCGCTGCAGCGCGAGCTGCTGGCCGTCATCTCCAAATACGTCAAGATCGACTCCAGCGACCTGAAGATGCACTTCGAGCGCCAGGACAACCTGGAAGTGCTGGAAGTGAAGATCGAGCTGCCCGAACCCGGCAAGTAG
- a CDS encoding acetoacetate--CoA ligase, with the protein METHHHPSARGAAPRTAQIRRYQDWLQARHGLRFDDYDALWRWSVTELDAFWQSIWEYFDIQSPTPHGAVLASNVMPGAQWFPGAQVNYARQVLRHVDAAHVAGQPALIARNERGEQRELTWPELRRQVAAVALHLQDQGVQPGDRVAAYLPNIPETIVAFLACASIGAVWSVCAPDMGTSAVLDRFRQIAPKVLFAVDGVVHGGREHDRSAVLQQLREQLPSVQQVVLVSNLDASKTIAGCASWDSVTARNDAHVAQFEPRWLPFDHPLWIVYSSGTTGLPKPIVHGHGGMVLVQLQLGVLHNDVGCSYAPESLGERFHWYSSTGWIMWNAQVGGLLGGVTCVLFDGSPAGSREQPDWTLLWRMAAETGVTLFGAGAAFYANCMKAGITPAQCGDLSRIRALGSTGSPLPAEVQQWGTDFMAAAGVPRVWWCNISGGTDFAGAFIGGNPELPQMPGRMQCRMLGAAVEAWDEAGHPVLDAVGELVCTQPIPSMPLYLWGDDDGARYQASYFASYPPGHGRRPGGGDSGAPAGSVWRHGDWIAIGSPEQPGCVIYGRSDATINRHGLRMGTSEIYSAVEALPEVLDSLVVDLEYLGRESFMPLFVVLRPGCVLDEALQGRIRAAIRSALSPRFVPDAIVQVAEVPRTLSGKKQELPIKKLLLGQPLEQVVNRETMANPGCLDWYVAWAAQRAQG; encoded by the coding sequence ATGGAGACACACCACCACCCTTCGGCCCGCGGAGCCGCCCCGCGCACCGCCCAGATCCGCCGCTACCAGGACTGGCTGCAGGCCCGCCACGGCCTGCGCTTTGACGACTACGACGCCCTGTGGCGCTGGTCGGTCACCGAGCTCGATGCCTTCTGGCAGAGCATCTGGGAGTATTTCGACATCCAGTCGCCCACGCCGCACGGCGCGGTGCTGGCCAGCAACGTCATGCCGGGCGCGCAGTGGTTTCCCGGAGCGCAGGTCAACTATGCACGCCAGGTGCTGCGCCACGTGGACGCGGCGCACGTCGCCGGCCAGCCGGCGCTGATCGCGCGCAACGAGCGCGGCGAGCAGCGCGAGCTGACCTGGCCCGAGCTGCGCCGCCAGGTGGCTGCCGTGGCGCTGCATCTGCAGGACCAGGGCGTGCAGCCGGGCGACCGCGTCGCCGCCTACCTGCCCAATATCCCCGAGACCATCGTCGCCTTCCTGGCCTGCGCCAGCATCGGCGCGGTGTGGAGCGTGTGCGCCCCCGACATGGGTACCAGCGCCGTGCTTGACCGATTCCGCCAGATCGCTCCCAAGGTGCTGTTTGCCGTGGATGGCGTGGTGCATGGCGGGCGCGAGCACGACCGCAGCGCCGTGCTGCAGCAGCTTCGCGAGCAGCTGCCCAGCGTGCAGCAGGTGGTGCTGGTGAGCAACCTGGATGCTTCCAAAACCATAGCTGGTTGCGCAAGCTGGGACAGCGTTACAGCCCGAAATGATGCCCATGTGGCGCAGTTCGAGCCGCGCTGGCTGCCCTTCGACCACCCGCTGTGGATCGTCTATTCCAGCGGCACCACCGGCCTGCCCAAGCCCATCGTGCACGGCCACGGCGGCATGGTGCTGGTGCAGCTGCAGCTGGGCGTGCTGCACAACGACGTGGGCTGCAGCTACGCCCCCGAGAGCCTGGGCGAGCGCTTTCACTGGTACAGCTCCACCGGCTGGATCATGTGGAACGCCCAGGTCGGCGGCCTGCTGGGCGGCGTGACCTGCGTGCTGTTCGACGGCAGCCCGGCCGGCAGCCGCGAGCAGCCGGACTGGACGCTGCTGTGGCGCATGGCGGCCGAGACGGGCGTAACCCTCTTCGGCGCCGGCGCCGCCTTCTACGCCAACTGCATGAAGGCCGGCATCACGCCCGCGCAGTGCGGCGACCTGAGCCGCATCCGCGCGCTGGGCAGCACCGGCTCGCCGCTGCCGGCCGAAGTGCAGCAGTGGGGCACTGACTTCATGGCTGCCGCCGGCGTACCCCGGGTCTGGTGGTGCAACATCTCCGGCGGGACGGATTTCGCGGGCGCCTTCATCGGCGGCAACCCCGAGCTGCCGCAGATGCCCGGGCGCATGCAGTGCCGCATGCTGGGCGCCGCCGTCGAGGCCTGGGACGAGGCCGGGCACCCAGTGCTGGACGCCGTGGGCGAGCTGGTGTGCACCCAGCCGATTCCCTCCATGCCGCTGTATTTGTGGGGCGACGACGACGGCGCGCGCTACCAGGCCAGCTACTTTGCCAGCTACCCGCCCGGCCACGGCCGCCGGCCCGGCGGCGGCGACAGCGGCGCGCCGGCCGGCAGCGTCTGGCGCCATGGCGACTGGATCGCGATCGGCTCGCCCGAGCAGCCCGGCTGCGTCATCTACGGCCGCAGCGACGCCACCATCAACCGCCACGGCCTGCGCATGGGCACCAGCGAGATCTACAGCGCCGTGGAGGCCCTGCCCGAAGTCCTGGACAGCCTGGTGGTGGACCTGGAATACCTGGGCCGGGAGAGCTTCATGCCGCTGTTTGTGGTGCTGCGCCCGGGCTGCGTGCTGGACGAGGCGCTGCAGGGGCGCATCCGCGCGGCCATCCGCAGCGCCTTGAGCCCGCGCTTCGTGCCCGACGCCATCGTGCAGGTGGCCGAGGTGCCGCGCACCTTGAGCGGCAAGAAGCAGGAGCTGCCCATCAAGAAGCTGCTGCTGGGCCAGCCCCTGGAGCAGGTCGTCAATCGCGAGACCATGGCCAACCCCGGCTGCCTGGACTGGTACGTGGCCTGGGCCGCACAGCGCGCGCAAGGCTGA
- a CDS encoding LysR family transcriptional regulator, whose protein sequence is MNQPPNFRTLDLNLLRVFDEVMAERNLTRAADKLALTQPAVSNALRRLRRALGDELLVRSGAGVAPTPRALSLWPDVRQALAQLQQALAPGEFEPASAHTSFVLAMADATGATLIPPLVEIMEREAAGVSLRVVPLTTRDPRRLLEDGSVDLAVGHFPAAIADLTARAQSDQPVAFASQRLYDGEYVCVMRAGHPLARAPLSLDAYCAARHLLVSFSGKPFGFIDQALAGLGRERRIVLTVNQFFTAGRVVATSDLLTVLPRHFVGVASLGGELLWCPLPMAVPSVHVDALWHRRRQAEPAHRWLQATLARAARRAGTPLPFSAPLSIPDDPEPT, encoded by the coding sequence ATGAACCAGCCCCCCAATTTCCGCACGCTGGACCTGAACCTGCTGCGCGTCTTCGACGAGGTCATGGCCGAGCGCAACCTGACGCGCGCCGCCGACAAGCTGGCGCTGACCCAGCCGGCCGTCAGCAACGCGCTGCGCCGCCTGCGGCGTGCCCTGGGCGACGAGCTGCTGGTGCGCAGCGGCGCCGGCGTGGCGCCCACGCCGCGCGCGCTCAGCCTGTGGCCGGACGTGCGCCAGGCCCTGGCGCAGCTGCAGCAGGCGCTGGCGCCGGGCGAGTTCGAGCCGGCCAGCGCCCACACCAGCTTCGTGCTGGCCATGGCGGATGCCACCGGCGCCACGCTGATCCCGCCGCTGGTGGAGATCATGGAGCGCGAGGCCGCGGGCGTGTCGCTGCGTGTGGTGCCGCTGACCACGCGCGACCCGCGCCGGCTGCTGGAGGACGGCAGCGTGGATCTGGCCGTGGGCCACTTTCCCGCGGCCATCGCCGACCTGACGGCGCGCGCGCAAAGCGACCAGCCGGTGGCCTTCGCCAGCCAGCGGCTGTACGACGGCGAATACGTCTGCGTGATGCGCGCCGGCCACCCGCTGGCACGCGCACCGCTGAGCCTGGACGCCTACTGCGCCGCGCGCCATCTGCTGGTGAGCTTTTCCGGCAAGCCCTTTGGCTTCATCGACCAGGCGCTGGCCGGCCTGGGGCGCGAGCGGCGCATCGTGCTCACCGTCAACCAGTTCTTCACCGCCGGGCGCGTGGTGGCCACCAGCGACCTGCTCACCGTGCTGCCGCGCCACTTCGTCGGTGTGGCCAGCCTGGGCGGCGAGCTGCTGTGGTGCCCCCTGCCCATGGCCGTGCCCAGCGTGCACGTGGACGCGCTGTGGCACCGCCGCCGCCAGGCCGAGCCGGCGCACCGCTGGCTGCAGGCCACGCTGGCGCGCGCCGCCCGCCGCGCCGGCACGCCGCTGCCCTTTTCCGCCCCCCTGTCCATCCCCGACGACCCGGAGCCGACGTGA
- a CDS encoding flavin reductase family protein, which produces MTRPAPCPAPDGQPPLSPRQFRDALGMFATGVTIVTTRGADGVPVGLTASSFNSVSLAPPLVLWSLAHKTSSHDVFFASGHYAIHVLAVEQRALAERFATRGVDRFAGLPWSEGAGGAPLLPGAAAVFECVNRSQYTEGDHTIFVGQVERCSHRAGASPLLYHGGMFYTEHPLGSLSARAARPLHK; this is translated from the coding sequence GTGACCCGCCCTGCACCCTGCCCGGCGCCCGATGGGCAGCCTCCGCTTTCCCCCCGCCAGTTCCGCGATGCCCTGGGCATGTTCGCCACCGGCGTGACCATCGTGACCACCCGCGGCGCCGACGGCGTGCCCGTGGGGCTGACGGCCAGCTCGTTCAATTCGGTCTCGCTTGCGCCGCCGCTGGTGCTGTGGAGCCTGGCGCACAAGACCAGTTCGCACGACGTGTTCTTCGCCAGCGGCCACTACGCCATCCACGTGCTGGCCGTGGAGCAGCGCGCCCTGGCCGAGCGCTTTGCCACCCGCGGCGTGGACCGCTTCGCCGGCCTGCCCTGGAGCGAGGGGGCCGGCGGCGCGCCCCTCCTGCCGGGCGCGGCCGCGGTGTTCGAATGCGTCAACCGCAGCCAGTACACCGAGGGCGACCACACCATCTTCGTGGGCCAGGTGGAGCGCTGCAGCCACCGCGCGGGCGCCTCGCCCCTGCTCTACCACGGCGGCATGTTCTACACCGAGCACCCGCTGGGCAGCCTGTCGGCGCGCGCCGCGCGCCCGCTGCACAAGTAG
- a CDS encoding metallophosphoesterase produces MNIQLLSDLHLETQPQFAASPAQGADLLVLAGDVGSYQRGSRLKDGDFGLARFSPLPQYGGWPTPVLFVPGNHEYDALDFDATHARLRATCERLGLIWLERDTLVLDGVRFVGTTLWSDFDAIAEAQGLQGEARARQRTKAYRAANYYLEKAGATRAGQPFLAEAMREQALVCQDWLRRALGEPFAGPTVVVTHFAPSLRSADPRYGLTPGTAGFCNALDALLPGADLWLHGHLHAPSDYVASGTRADGTPWRCRVVANPLGYRGKGEQRTFQPHCVLTV; encoded by the coding sequence GTGAACATCCAATTGCTGTCCGACCTGCACCTGGAGACCCAGCCCCAGTTCGCCGCCAGCCCCGCGCAGGGCGCCGACCTGCTGGTGCTGGCCGGCGACGTCGGCTCCTACCAGCGCGGCTCGCGCCTGAAAGACGGCGACTTCGGCCTGGCGCGCTTTTCGCCGCTGCCGCAGTACGGCGGCTGGCCCACGCCGGTGCTGTTCGTGCCCGGCAACCACGAGTACGACGCCCTGGACTTCGACGCCACCCACGCGCGCCTGCGCGCCACCTGCGAGCGCCTGGGCCTGATCTGGCTGGAGCGCGATACCCTGGTGCTGGACGGCGTGCGCTTCGTCGGCACCACGCTGTGGAGCGACTTCGACGCCATCGCCGAGGCGCAGGGGCTGCAGGGCGAGGCGCGCGCGCGCCAGCGCACCAAGGCCTACCGCGCTGCCAACTATTACCTGGAAAAGGCCGGCGCCACGCGCGCCGGCCAGCCCTTCTTGGCCGAGGCCATGCGCGAGCAGGCCCTGGTCTGCCAGGACTGGCTGCGGCGCGCCCTGGGCGAGCCCTTTGCCGGGCCCACGGTGGTGGTCACGCACTTTGCGCCCAGCCTGCGCAGCGCCGACCCGCGCTACGGCCTGACCCCCGGCACGGCGGGTTTTTGCAACGCGCTGGACGCGCTGCTGCCCGGCGCCGACCTGTGGCTGCACGGCCACCTGCACGCGCCCAGCGACTATGTGGCCAGCGGCACGCGCGCCGACGGCACGCCCTGGCGCTGCCGGGTGGTGGCCAACCCGCTGGGCTATCGCGGCAAAGGCGAGCAGCGCACCTTCCAGCCGCACTGCGTGCTGACCGTATGA